The sequence below is a genomic window from Pelmatolapia mariae isolate MD_Pm_ZW linkage group LG9, Pm_UMD_F_2, whole genome shotgun sequence.
tgggtgaggttgacagataaaataaattcatgGTGAGACATGAAGGAGTCAAGtgtgccaaaatgaattaattaaatacaccattaaataattatttaaatgtgtcaataattaattaaaatgtgaaataaataattaaacgtgtcaaaaatatttgtttaattaattatttacaattttcattaattattttttacaattttcaTTAATTGTTGTCAGATTTTGAGTgaaaaacctccttccatcagcaAGGATATTGAAGATAAAAGGTGGCTGGGTTTtttagcatgacaatgatcccaaatacaCCACCCATTTTGATAAACATGTTATTGCAAACCATTGTACGTGATGGCTTAAGTTATTTAATTTCACTGAATATGTGAGACAAGCTAAAGTagcattatatttttatgtttaagacACGATGATGTTTCTAAATGTAACTGCCTTCATTATAATTAGTTCTCATGATGTcgaagtctgacgtcattagctgtttccgggtccaaactccacttcaggtcccaaagtcaaatgaacactgcagcatcattatttattttcttttccccaAGACTTGGTTAATTGCTGTTTTTCGTAATATATATAACTTGGCCTACcctttttagttttgttaatATTGGCAATAGTGAGAAGTGTTATTGTTGGGcttgaatatatttaatataggCTATTCAATTAAGGTAATGTTTTTAGCTCTTAGAATCTGATgagtaatattttatttaatttgttgtcgttttgtttttctgttttcccccTGAGGGATTGCCACCTTAACGTGGATCAGGGGTTTGTGTACCTCAGTTACCCTAAAAGCTAGACCAGCAGAAGCTTAGCCTTCAGGTGGGACACCCAAGTTGGTCAGGTCTTAGAGTAGAGGCCTGACAAAGTGCAATCCAATTACATGACAAAAGCTGTTATCCAGAGCACCACACCCAACCCCGACACTTTTCCCACCTTTATTGCCACCATGTACCCCCtttacatttctgtctgccTCCTCATATATGCCTGTCTAGAACCGCCTCAGAACAACAGTTTGTGAAAACACAGTGTATATAACAAAGTATTGAGATTAacttttgttattgaccaaatgcTTATTTTCCATCATTATTATATGTTATCCAAAGCAGTTAGACTCACATTCAGTACAAGTACACTAAGCTACTGTTTTTCTAACAATTACCAATGACTTGAATATCAGAGCAAGAAACTTGTGACAGACAAATTATGAAGCACATTTTAGTTGACTAATGGAAGTTTGTGGGTGCAGACAGAGGCAAAGAGAGGCTCAGAAATCTGGAGGACAGCCACAGCTGGAGTGAAAGAGAACCAAAGCTGACAAGCAACCATTCACCACACTTCTGCTAAAGCAGACATGGTacatatcaaatatttaaaatattcccTCTCGCCCCTTGAATGTCCTGCGCAGTAGCTTAgttgttcctaggactgcacttTACTAGACAAGGGtctctgatgttgttcctgggatatGCTGAAGCCACtcacctagcttgggagtcaccgcacagAGTTCTCTGATTACCAcagggaccactgttaccttcaccctccacatcttcttgagctcttctctgagcccttggtacgtCTCCAGTTTCTCAATTAACTGAATCCACATTCAAGTTTGCTCAATGCTTACCTTTTGCTTACCCATTTCCTCTTTATGCCACTGTACTGGAAGTGTCTGCAATTCAGCTagaaggtttttgttttatccTTTGAGGAGAGGTTGGCAAGCTTTAACACCATTCGAGAAGAAGATGGTGAAGAAGAATGTTtaggagagagagcaaataaatcCAAGAACCATTCGGCCCTGGTTTCcatggaaaagaaaacactgggagccgcaaatactttttgacatctaaaccGAGGATATCACTGtatatattattttcttttttttacctttatgcttcgTATAAACAACTATAGTGcattgcttatgaaatccattaAGTACTATAgagaaaactatttttatttctgtaattaacacattttgaacattttgaacttaaagaaatattacaaaaaagtaACACACTGAGTTGAAGCTTTcgtttaaattaattaaaaagttGAACTTAAATTATCCATGTAGCTAAAAAAAATATGGTAAGCTGACATTCTTATATCGCCTTGACCTTTGTTAAGAAATAGCTCTGGGTGGAGCAAGGAGTTCAAAAGATTTAACATGACActtaaactgattttatttctttaacacAGGTTTGCAGGCCCGGAGCAAATATACTCGAGAGGAGAATTGCTGAGGTGTTCTgagaaataatatgattaacctttttcttttcttttaatttcctaattgtggttttgtttgacaCATGAAAATGTGTCAAAAAGGGTGAGTTTTAGGTCTAATGTGGAACAATGGATTATATGatcattttatgactttttgtgtgtttgataaTTTAGGTATAGTTAAAACTTAGgcagaaattattattttcatgtttaagcCAAAGGATTAAAATAAACGGAATCCTTTTTAGAAGATAAAATGCCGGTGTTCATAAGAAGCTGAATACCACACTCAAGGGAAACTGTGGGACAGCAGCTTGAATAAAACTTATGCTTTGGTGAAAGGAGGGAAGATGTTAGaattgaaaatgtttgatttctttttgctTTCTAGAATAAGCgtttataattatttttcatacacacattgcaattGCACTAATAGGAGTTGCCACTCAGTCTTGTGAAGGTCATAAGCTTTGTTCAGCGTGACTGTCTGGATTGAAATATCATAGGAAAAGGAAATTAGGCTAATCCTGTTGATTAGATAGCCCAGAACGTGATAGTTTGAACTAACTTAGGATAATTTAGAGAACAATTGATGAACATGTTAGATTATTGAGGCGTAGCAGAGAGAGGTGTTTTCGTTTTCTGTCCTTGACAGAAGAAGGAGCAGATTCCAGAACCACAGCAAAACTAGGACGGGGTTGGCGAGAACCCAGGAAGGATCAGACCGAACGGATCGGGCCAAGAGAGAGGGACACAGATGTGACCCAAAAGAAGCACAGAGCACAAAGAAACCTATCAGAAGAGTAGTTGTTTAGATTGCAAAGAAGATCAAAAGCTCGTTAGAGGTTATAATGTGAGCATAAAGTAATGAAGAATAATGAGAGGGACTTTTAGAAATCATACAAACTATTACTAAAGGAACTGAAAGTTGCGTGCTTAGAGACTAGGAGTAAGTTTTAAAGAAACGGGTTAACCAATAGAGACTGTTTCCAGAGATTGATAGAAGTAATCTAGGACCTTTTATTAGGAAAAGCTAATTATATCTGATTGGATTTTACAGTGAGCACTGTGTTATTTTCACAGCACGTGGATTGCCTCTGGACATTTTCTCTCGTCTTGCAAGAGTTTGCTGCAGCGTGGGTTGTGTTGGTTTAGAAGCGTGGGTAAACTCTTTGTACTCATTGTCGTGTTGGGATTTTAGTTGCTTGATTAAATTACTTGTGTTAAATGCGCTACCTTTTGAGCCTCCTCTGGACAATTTCGCTGAGCACAGTTTGCAGTTCGGCTTTGTTTTGTTGTCACTTTGAAATAATTCCACATTCTCCCCGCTCTGAGCTGCAGCTGGGGCCTGGGGGTGGGAACTCGGCGCCTGTGATAAACCCCTTACCCGCCGCTCAAACATAGACATTTCTCAGACCGTGGTATCGGTCCCCGGTATCGGGGGACTTTTAACAagtactttagaaaatgtggtaTCGAGGCCGATACCAGATAccggtatcggtgcatccctagttaccatggtgattatAGTCAGGTAAAAGGAGAGCCACTTTCATGACACTGAAAACTCTTAAGCTCAATTTACCCTCCTGTACATAATAATATCCttatggattaataaagtattctgattaaTATCACTTTGGTTGTTAGAAAGCACAGCTTCTTTGCAGTTTGGAAGGAAAACTCATCCTTTTAGCATCTTAAACACACCCTTTGCAAACTTCATACCTACAGCAAGGCTTTGAGATAAAGTTTTATGACCTTATTTTCCTTGAAGAgcatttcagagtttataataaGCTGCAGGAACCCTGTTCAGTGTGATCAGAGAACAGCCAAGTctcctctgataaacctccacCTCTGCCACTGAAAACAGTTAATCTGAACCTGAAATCATGGCTCAaactacacattttatttttcacaccaaACTGTTTAAGAAAACAAACTACACAGAGCTCATCAAATATAACTAATGCTTTAACAGTATCAGGATTTTGTAACACAAACTTCAAAtcaacaagaaaacagctgcagaacatgtGAATCAAAATACATTCAATAACAAACAACATGTGGACTTCAAGGATACCGTAAAGACACTAAAGTGAAAGTAGGCAACGAGAGgtttcaaaatctttaaaatggtcATTATTCCCTCTATAAACCACTACTTTTCAATAATCCAAATTGTAACTTTTGAACCACCAATTCTAtatttggacatttttttttatatatttggtTTTCTGCAAATACTGTCCAATAGGTATATAGTACTGCAGAAACCGTAAACCCCTACTTACATGTTTGCACTGAGTGGGAGATGCTCTGTATGTTATTGTACATCtgtataataacaataaagggATTCTATTCTACTCTAGCTTCCTGAATGAAACATTCAGGATTATATACACTGCAGGCCCAGATatcagagctacctcatcaTATCCAACTctgacatcagctgacactctttacagAAGATTCcacctgaactctgtggagcctgatctcaaggttttgaagtctgaccctgaaaccagaagaggatctttctgtctcttcagattcTTTGTGATCCAGGGATTTCAGTTCTGCATGCTCACACTGATGTTTGCtcagagcagataatgaagtgaatgtttttgcacattggtaacagtgaagcagtttatttacagcgtgggatcgtttgtatttggagtatgaactgagattcctgaagctcttgtcataCTGGTCACAGCTGAAATTCTCTTCCAGTGTGTTTGTTCATGTTTGCTACGACCAGATGATTGCGAGAAGCttctgtcacagtgtctgcacttgtatggtttctctcctgtgtggactcgtttatGCACTTTAAGGTCAcctgcagtggtgaaggatgacccgcACTGGTCACAGACGTgctttttgaccccactgtgAATGAGTTCATGGTTTTTTAATTGACTTGGCGTGGggaagcctctcccacattctttgcagtagctcattttgtctccagtgtgtctacgttgatgtatttttaGGCTCCATTGATTACTGAAcatttttccacaaaggtcacagcgaaagtctttcccaccaccacagtgacgacAGGGTCGAGatctggatccatctgtgtcgctctgcttctaaacaaagacacaaagacagtgtaagtcagggaattccttcaatatttttatcctgaacgttgcctgaaataaagagcatctctaccaacgtccaattacattttactgtttacattataacaCTCAGCTTACTGGACAAAATAGACTCTTCATTTGTAAGTAATCTACTTAATGGGAATGGTTAAACCCCTGGATGCTCTACTCTGCATGccgcaagatactaaccccaagctGCTCTCCAATTtatccattggagtgtgaatgttagatagaaagggGAGGAGCTTTTAAAACGTTACTTTTTCCGTCATCAGGAGTTTCAATAGATTTGTGTCAGATTTGACTGAATATTCTGTACATGAAGTTTTCATGTGTCATTTAGCTTTGAACCATTGTATACTTCCCTTTGTTTGCCTTATATGATCTATGGTGCAGAAATTTGGGGCAacacataaagaaaaacaaaaaaaacaaacatatttggattcaatttttaaatggcaaaaaagagctattagaataataaataaagttggatatAGGGACTCCACCCAGTTTTTTGTAGGATTATCTATGTTAAAATTCATGGACATTATATATTCTAAAAGTTTAGAAATGATATATCAAGTGATGAAAAAGAATGTTCCAATTTGTATTTTAAGTATGTTTAAACTAAGATGGAAAATATGATTTGAGGGGGTCTTATAAATTTGAAATGAGAAGTGAGAACCAATGTTAAGTATAGATGTGTGTCAGTTTTAGGAGTGAAATTATGGAATGGACTTTTCAGTTACTGTACGACTGAGTACTTTTATGTAAAACGAtaatctgtgttgttgttgttgaccgAAATAAATTTCACTTCACTTTCGAAATTAAACTACATTCACTTAATACTTTAAAATAACTTCaactgtaaaaatataaatacatacctcacagcaactgcacttgtagagtttcTTTCTGGTGTGaatcttttggtgttttttcagGGAACGTGGCTCTTTAAAAGCCTtttcacacaggtcacatttgtaaggtctctcctcagtgtgggtaaacatgtgccGCTCTAAATCTTTGGATTTCACAAAGActtttccacactgatcacagcagtaaACATCATTTTTGGTGTGAATGCGCCGGTGAATATTTCGGTGCCCTGGCTGggtgaaagtttttccacaaatgtcacaaCTGTATGGCTTGATTCCAGAGTGAATAACTTGATGAATTCGTAAGTACCTACTGCGAGCAAAGGCTTTACCACagtgatcacagctgtacgctttaactccactgtggatgacttggtgtgtttttaagcttccgtcctgggtaaaagactttccacacaactcacagatgtaaggtttaactccactgtggatgacttggtgtgtttttaggcGTTCTGCCCGGGTAAAAGattttccacacaactcacagctgtattttttctctccctttcttctgtgaggtttgtcggcctcctgagagcgctgacttctcgctccatgttggtcctgcagtgacagagatacaaacagaggcagtgagtgaaatgcagtcgtggaacaaactgaaactccaTTAGTGGGATCCAAGATGTCAACAAATATGTTGTAGGTGTGTTACCACCACCTTCTGGTAAGAGTATCACATTACAATGTTGAGCTACAATGAGAGTTGCAATGAAAGTAATGACACAATTGAAGAAATATTGATTACTGGAGAAAATGATTAAAACAGATGAGTTCAGCTGATGATATTGTTGTTTCAATGTGTGCTCATAAAATAtgatgtttgtattttcttgtatattgtgtggttttgtttgtcAATGTAGCTTCTGTATGTATGGAGGAGCCCAGGATGGAAAagataaagctgctgttaacaaccagctgtgcacacagtttcaataacagtgtaactgtgatatttttcCTCACCTTTCgtgttgaagtcattgtttcctctgtagtgctgagctgagtccaaatggctgaaacacacacaacgtatatatttttgtcagaattaaaatacatgtatattCTTTCTAtatgataggtttgtagcttaaccCTATTtgctggaacgttgaagacaaCGTTGAAGcaaagcaagacacgagtaggcaaagttctttatgtttctcgtgcacgggagagaactagACAAACGCCgctccttcgcttgaccccagttgctctcgtccgctcccccgtaacactgctcttttattgaggtcacatgaatatgcataggttcattaacatatgacgtatacatacacacaaagagtaccttgcctgTGCGTTGTGTAAGTATATGtatgtgcgtgcgcgcgcgtgtgGGGTTCTAGCagtccatctaaacaaaaggcacttagactaaaacagacattcgtgtgtttgctataccatatatcagTAAGAGCAGATATAatctctcccatgctcccagaatgtgggtgtgaatgccagaacactctggaatgcacacaatgCCTTTGCAGACtcctaaggatcaaacctctaccaacatgacattgattataaaactctaagcatatatgagtagatatttccaagcataaatgacaatcaacaatacaaatacTAACACTAtacatctcacacacacacagagtttgtaAAGTCCTCGTCTGGATTCTAAAAACGACgtctctgtgaaggttctcagtcatccaggttgTGGTAATTTAAGGAGCTTACACTGTGCTAGCCGAAAgactcaattttgccatttttccaCAACTGCTGCCCATAGTGGATCTCATCACAGCCAAGGAAACCACCATAAAGATTAATAAAGTACCACAACCTAAATCAGAGCAAATCAGGATCAAAGTCTCAGCCACTCTCTCCAGTTCCTACATCAAACCTTATAAGAAAAGAAAGCAGTCACATCCCTGAGAAAAGACCACTGTTGTTCGTAACACAATGGATTATCACACAAAAAttactactctcctcagtggcaacaacaactaaaaaaaGTTTAGTTCCCTAAAAGAACTTGAAAAGGATGAAGTCAATTACTGCCTTGCATACCACCGGCTGTTACACCCTGTATATTGGGCTGGATATCAAATTGGAATCGAGTCGATCATTTTCAATTTTTattcagacagtcagaaatgttACAATTTTGATCACTTATTaatacatttccatattttatatctatggttaaaaacaaaactgaaagttGTGTGACTTTAACAGACGTGTAAGCATCACCGCAGATGAagttgtgtcaaagtaactaaggacaaaacagggaaaaaaaggagattgtcctggcctggctttttatagcagataactgttctagaatattttgaaagttaaaccatgaatcaacatatgaacattacctcaTGTTGCTGAAGCGAAGCACAGCACAGTTACAGATgccaaattatatacacaatGTTATAGAAATCATCATTCTTGTTGTTCATCATGATTTTAACTTTCTTCACCATAACAAAGAAATACATCTTGAACAAATATGTCACATTAATATTTCACTAGTGTTGTAACATTACATATTGTTAGCATAGTCTGCCTGTGTcttttctttgtaaataaacatttgAGCCAATATACGTAATTAATCAACATGGCTGGAGAGAGTTGgtgttatatacagtctgtataagtgtGGTCAATATAACAAACAGCCAGTGTGATTGAGTAGAGCTTGTGAGAGTGAGTGGATTTAAGAAAGTGAGTGACACAGGTGTGTCAGTTGGTTTATCTTTGCTTTTTGTGTGTTGAGAGGAGTTAgaatttttttggttttaaagccAAGTTAAGAATATTCATGATTTCATTTCCAAAACTTGCACATGATCTTCAATTTGTAGCAAATCTACTGACTATCACATAGCAGCTGGAGTAGTCTCAAATGGAGTTTAGTCCACTActgccacctgtggccaagtGCCATAGCATACTACCATATTAACCTGTGACACATCTGCAGTAGaggctgagtggctgcacttACACCTGGAGCATTCAAAtcaacccacaaacatgttgaaaGATGCAATGTCAGCGATGTGGACTGTCGAGACTAAAACCAgtcattaaacaaaaacaatagggatctgttttgtctgtttatttaGCATATgtaacgtcttgatgcattctcaatcatccaggaaagtaaatctccaaaagttgaatctgttcatctggacgtagcgttttgtgggagaaacgtttcgtcactcatccaagtgacttcttcagtctcagctgaacagattcaacttttggagatagcATATGTAACATTTGTAGTGCCCTTCTGTACAGGGGAAGTCCAGGCACACTGTGTAGTACCACTTTGGACGTAAGTTGCATTCAATCTGCAAGACAAATTACATTGTCATTCATCCAAAGTCAGGCTGTTGAGTGAAGCAActaaacatgtttaaatgtaCAGGCACTGCAGATTTCTATACACAGGTCGAACAGATCACTAAAGTGGATCGCTTGATGTTTTCATGTGTCCTTTAGGTGCTCCAGTGTCTTTAAAGTGCAAAGGCATGCTAGTTACTCGAACAATCTTTTTCTGTTGGTTCATCAAAGTGACATTTGACCCAGTGATGTTGAAGTAACCCATTCAGAGTGCTTCAGGCTTAGGTATTGAATTGGTTATCTTACACACTCATCAGTTTCTGCACCAGAGCTTCTCTCACCACACCACATATAGCTGGGAAAGGTCTTTGAAAATATGTCACAATAAGGACATGCATACAAATGCTGACAGAATGTGTTGTGAGAACAGTAGTCAAACATTAATGTGTAATATATTTGTTGAATACATATTCCTTTGCTGTGAAATGATATAAACAAAAGGAATATTGATTTCTAAAACTTCAAGTGTATGATAAGCTGAAAATAATACACAATTGCATttcatggtaaatggactggttcttatatagtgcttttctactcttctgagcactcaaagcgctttatgcaacttgtgcattcacccattcgcacaagcacatttttctaagtgctttcctcactaacattcacacacattcatactccgatggatgcatcgga
It includes:
- the LOC134634497 gene encoding zinc finger protein 93-like isoform X1; the protein is MTSTRKDQHGARSQRSQEADKPHRRKGEKKYSCELCGKSFTRAERLKTHQVIHSGVKPYICELCGKSFTQDGSLKTHQVIHSGVKAYSCDHCGKAFARSRYLRIHQVIHSGIKPYSCDICGKTFTQPGHRNIHRRIHTKNDVYCCDQCGKVFVKSKDLERHMFTHTEERPYKCDLCEKAFKEPRSLKKHQKIHTRKKLYKCSCCEKQSDTDGSRSRPCRHCGGGKDFRCDLCGKMFSNQWSLKIHQRRHTGDKMSYCKECGRGFPTPSQLKNHELIHSGVKKHVCDQCGSSFTTAGDLKVHKRVHTGEKPYKCRHCDRSFSQSSGRSKHEQTHWKRISAVTSMTRASGISVHTPNTNDPTL
- the LOC134634497 gene encoding zinc finger protein 665-like isoform X2 produces the protein MTSTRKDQHGARSQRSQEADKPHRRKGEKKYSCELCGKSFTRAERLKTHQVIHSGVKPYICELCGKSFTQDGSLKTHQVIHSGVKAYSCDHCGKAFARSRYLRIHQVIHSGIKPYSCDICGKTFTQPGHRNIHRRIHTKNDVYCCDQCGKVFVKSKDLERHMFTHTEERPYKCDLCEKAFKEPRSLKKHQKIHTRKKLYKCSCCEQSDTDGSRSRPCRHCGGGKDFRCDLCGKMFSNQWSLKIHQRRHTGDKMSYCKECGRGFPTPSQLKNHELIHSGVKKHVCDQCGSSFTTAGDLKVHKRVHTGEKPYKCRHCDRSFSQSSGRSKHEQTHWKRISAVTSMTRASGISVHTPNTNDPTL